In the Solibacillus sp. FSL K6-1523 genome, one interval contains:
- the alaS gene encoding alanine--tRNA ligase, with the protein MPTKSMTATEIRRLFLEFFKEKGHHHEPSAPLVPINDPSLLWINSGVATLKPYFDGRIIPDNPRITNAQKSIRTNDIENVGKTARHHTFFEMLGNFSIGDYFKKEAIHYAWEFLTDEKWMGFEADKLSITIHPEDQEAYDVWHDEIGIPKERLIRLEGNFWDIGEGPSGPNSEIFYDRGEVYGFGAPEEEMYAGGENERYLEIWNLVFSQFNHNPDNTYTPLPKQNIDTGMGLERIVSVIQNVPTNFDTDLFMPIIENVEKFANRNYMRPNEVDLKEIFGSAEDINTPFKVIADHIRTVAFAIGDGALPSNEGRGYVLRRLLRRAVRYAKQIGIEKPFMFELVPTVGAIMEDFYPQVKEKEAFIQRVIKNEEVRFHETLDGGLAIFNEVAQSQKAKGETIIPGADAFRLYDTFGFPIELTEEYAEEVGMTVDHEGFESAMEEQRNRARNARADVDSMQVQNEVLANLKQESTYVYNVLETTGTVAAIVVDGQEAQAATEGQEALVILSETPFYTEMGGQIADTGVIESDGFKALVKDVQKAPNGQPLHTVFIESGEMHVGETMTAHVDREKRTLILKNHTATHLMHRALKDVLGDHVAQAGSYVGPDRLRFDFSHFGQATKEELAQVERAVNEKIWEDIEVVVQEMAIDEAKAMGAMALFGEKYGDVVRVVAVSDYSIELCGGLHVQRSSEIGFFKIVSEGGIGAGTRRIEAVTGKAAYLAVKEEEAILNEAAALLKANPKDVATRVASLQADYKELQRENESLSQKMANAQAGAIIDAAQKIGDVTVLATRVEAKDNNQLRQMMDDLKEKMDAAIIVLGAVADDKVMLCAGVTKDIVGGQHHAGNIVKMVAEACDGKGGGRPDMAMAGAKDATKLDDALTAVYELVKTF; encoded by the coding sequence ATGCCAACAAAATCAATGACAGCAACAGAAATTCGTCGTCTCTTTTTAGAATTTTTTAAAGAAAAAGGACATCACCATGAACCATCTGCACCACTTGTGCCAATTAACGATCCGTCACTATTATGGATTAACTCAGGTGTTGCGACTTTAAAGCCTTACTTTGATGGTCGTATCATTCCGGATAATCCACGTATTACAAATGCGCAAAAATCAATTCGTACAAACGACATTGAAAACGTAGGTAAAACAGCGCGTCACCATACGTTCTTTGAAATGTTAGGAAACTTTTCAATCGGTGATTACTTCAAAAAAGAAGCAATTCACTATGCATGGGAATTCCTTACAGATGAAAAGTGGATGGGCTTTGAAGCGGATAAATTATCGATCACAATTCATCCAGAAGACCAAGAAGCATACGATGTTTGGCATGATGAAATTGGCATTCCAAAGGAGCGCTTAATCCGTTTGGAAGGAAACTTCTGGGATATCGGAGAAGGTCCATCTGGTCCAAACTCTGAAATCTTCTACGATCGTGGAGAAGTATACGGCTTTGGTGCACCTGAAGAGGAAATGTACGCTGGTGGCGAAAATGAGCGTTATTTAGAAATTTGGAACCTTGTGTTCTCACAATTTAACCACAATCCAGACAACACATATACGCCACTACCGAAGCAAAATATTGATACAGGTATGGGACTTGAGCGAATCGTTTCGGTTATTCAAAATGTACCAACGAACTTCGATACAGACCTTTTCATGCCAATCATTGAAAACGTAGAAAAATTTGCGAACCGCAACTATATGCGTCCAAATGAAGTAGATTTAAAAGAAATTTTTGGTTCGGCTGAAGATATTAATACACCATTCAAAGTTATTGCGGACCATATTCGTACAGTTGCTTTCGCAATTGGTGATGGTGCATTACCATCAAATGAAGGACGCGGATATGTATTACGTCGTTTATTACGTCGTGCAGTGCGCTATGCAAAACAAATCGGTATAGAAAAACCGTTTATGTTTGAATTAGTTCCAACTGTTGGCGCGATTATGGAAGATTTCTATCCACAAGTAAAAGAAAAAGAAGCGTTCATTCAACGTGTTATTAAAAATGAAGAAGTTCGTTTCCATGAAACATTAGATGGCGGTTTAGCTATTTTCAATGAAGTTGCGCAAAGCCAAAAAGCAAAAGGCGAAACAATTATTCCGGGTGCAGATGCGTTCCGTTTATATGATACATTCGGTTTCCCAATCGAATTAACAGAAGAGTATGCTGAAGAAGTAGGCATGACAGTTGATCATGAAGGCTTTGAATCAGCGATGGAAGAACAACGTAACCGTGCTCGTAATGCGCGTGCAGATGTTGATTCAATGCAAGTGCAAAATGAAGTATTAGCGAACTTAAAGCAAGAATCAACATATGTATACAATGTGCTTGAAACAACGGGTACTGTTGCAGCAATCGTTGTAGATGGTCAAGAAGCACAAGCGGCTACAGAAGGACAAGAAGCGTTAGTAATCCTTTCTGAAACACCATTCTACACGGAAATGGGTGGACAAATTGCCGATACAGGTGTCATTGAATCAGATGGCTTTAAAGCACTTGTAAAAGATGTTCAAAAAGCGCCAAATGGTCAACCGTTGCATACAGTGTTCATCGAATCAGGTGAAATGCATGTTGGAGAAACGATGACAGCGCATGTTGACCGTGAAAAACGTACACTTATTTTGAAAAACCATACAGCAACACACTTAATGCACCGTGCACTTAAAGATGTTTTAGGAGACCACGTTGCACAAGCAGGTTCTTATGTTGGTCCAGATCGACTACGTTTTGACTTCTCACATTTCGGCCAAGCTACGAAGGAAGAGTTAGCTCAAGTGGAACGTGCAGTGAACGAAAAAATTTGGGAAGATATCGAAGTAGTCGTACAAGAAATGGCGATTGACGAAGCAAAAGCGATGGGTGCAATGGCATTATTCGGTGAGAAATACGGTGATGTTGTACGCGTAGTAGCGGTATCAGATTATTCAATCGAACTTTGCGGTGGTTTACACGTGCAACGTTCGTCTGAAATTGGTTTCTTCAAAATTGTTTCAGAAGGCGGTATCGGAGCGGGGACACGTCGTATCGAAGCAGTAACAGGAAAAGCAGCTTACTTAGCTGTGAAAGAAGAAGAAGCGATTTTAAATGAAGCAGCGGCTTTATTAAAAGCAAATCCAAAAGATGTTGCAACACGCGTCGCATCATTACAAGCAGATTACAAAGAATTACAACGTGAGAACGAGTCATTATCTCAAAAAATGGCCAATGCGCAAGCGGGTGCAATCATTGATGCAGCTCAAAAAATTGGTGATGTCACTGTATTAGCAACACGCGTTGAAGCAAAAGATAATAATCAATTGCGTCAAATGATGGATGACTTGAAAGAAAAAATGGATGCAGCGATTATTGTCCTTGGTGCAGTAGCAGATGATAAAGTAATGCTATGTGCGGGTGTAACGAAAGATATCGTAGGTGGTCAGCACCATGCAGGAAATATCGTGAAAATGGTTGCGGAAGCATGTGACGGTAAAGGTGGCGGACGCCCAGATATGGCGATGGCTGGTGCGAAAGATGCAACGAAATTAGACGACGCATTAACAGCTGTTTATGAGCTTGTAAAAACATTCTAA
- the ruvX gene encoding Holliday junction resolvase RuvX, whose translation MRIMGLDVGSKTVGVAISDAFGWTAQGIETIKINEAVGEFGIPRIKELVNEHSVTEFVVGYPKNMNNTVGPRGEASEAYKQLLEETFGFPVKLWDERLTTMAAERMLIEADVSRKKRKQVIDKMAAVMILQGYLDSKN comes from the coding sequence ATGAGAATTATGGGTTTAGACGTCGGCTCTAAAACAGTCGGCGTTGCAATTAGCGATGCGTTTGGCTGGACTGCTCAAGGCATTGAAACAATTAAAATTAATGAAGCAGTCGGCGAATTTGGCATACCTCGTATTAAAGAGCTTGTCAATGAGCATAGTGTAACAGAATTTGTTGTTGGGTATCCAAAGAACATGAATAATACAGTGGGACCTCGTGGGGAAGCATCTGAAGCCTATAAACAGCTTTTAGAAGAGACTTTCGGGTTCCCTGTAAAGCTTTGGGATGAACGCTTAACAACGATGGCGGCAGAACGTATGCTAATCGAAGCAGACGTAAGCCGAAAAAAACGCAAACAAGTCATTGATAAAATGGCAGCTGTCATGATTTTACAAGGATATTTAGACAGCAAAAACTAA
- a CDS encoding DUF1292 domain-containing protein has protein sequence MSEQQHQITVVDENGNEQLCEILHTFDSEEFGKSYVLYSLVGAEEDAEGAVEIFASSFVPAENGEDGELEPIETEAEWDLIESVLNAIEDELGEE, from the coding sequence ATGTCAGAACAACAACATCAAATTACAGTAGTAGACGAAAACGGTAACGAACAACTTTGCGAAATTTTACACACATTCGATTCAGAAGAATTCGGTAAATCGTACGTATTATATTCATTAGTAGGTGCTGAAGAAGACGCAGAAGGTGCTGTAGAAATTTTCGCATCATCATTTGTGCCAGCTGAAAACGGTGAAGATGGCGAATTAGAGCCAATCGAAACAGAAGCTGAATGGGATTTAATCGAGAGCGTTTTAAATGCGATTGAAGACGAGCTAGGCGAAGAATAA
- the yeiL gene encoding transcriptional regulator YeiL — MKVLTNTLRNLYIDQYPINHLFSFDITPYLAVHQFEKGEFIFKERSHPEYLYYMVEGKAKLYVTHKNGKVSLIDFITAPIFMGEMELLDSERVSKGIQAVTKTICLAIPIQQFRKQLLTDVIFLRELCMLLSDKEMKVTAKYTQNQAYPLDNRLAAFILLSSDQDFYKEKHTEICEFLGVSYRHLLYTLAAFCEAGILVKQNRGYLIQNKDKLLALSEEVY, encoded by the coding sequence TTGAAAGTTTTAACGAATACATTACGGAATCTTTACATTGACCAGTACCCGATTAATCACTTATTTTCATTTGATATAACACCTTATTTAGCTGTTCATCAGTTTGAAAAAGGGGAATTCATTTTTAAAGAACGATCTCACCCAGAATATTTATATTATATGGTCGAGGGAAAGGCTAAACTATATGTGACACATAAAAACGGCAAAGTGTCCTTAATCGATTTCATTACCGCACCTATTTTTATGGGAGAGATGGAGCTATTAGATAGTGAAAGGGTATCAAAAGGAATCCAAGCTGTCACAAAAACAATATGCCTCGCGATTCCTATTCAACAATTTAGAAAACAATTATTAACCGATGTCATTTTTTTGCGCGAACTTTGTATGCTTTTAAGTGACAAAGAAATGAAAGTAACAGCGAAATATACACAAAACCAAGCATACCCATTAGATAATCGGCTAGCTGCCTTTATATTACTCAGCTCCGATCAAGATTTTTATAAAGAAAAACACACGGAAATTTGCGAGTTTTTAGGCGTTTCTTACCGGCATTTATTATATACATTGGCAGCGTTTTGTGAAGCCGGCATTCTTGTGAAACAAAATCGGGGTTATTTAATTCAAAACAAAGACAAGTTACTCGCATTAAGTGAAGAGGTATACTAG
- a CDS encoding 3-phenylpropionate MFS transporter: MNNQRWLSQNFFTFFITWGIFLPYWTGWLVNDKGLSVSEAGIIMSFGLVARALSTMFIFPYVSKILSNKQVLLFFTTMSLIVTVLYIPMDSFEGLFIVTMLFSAMFPALLPAVESGASTLMQQGNVHYGKARSLGSFGYILSVLVISMFTGTYGEQIILWFMILGLVALLAIQLLPAPKVLLMRPEREKNAKSLSMTGLLEVKSFAVVLLVVILLQGAHASYYSYGYIYIQNLNVNPFYIGVILNVAVVFEILYFLKADSFLSNWRPSSLLILAAVGASVRWIAIYLFPSIPVFVMTQALHALSFGVAHYAFIRYITQNLPKEQIPNAQGIYSAFAMSLSAAVLTLLGGALYEIEPGLAFLGMAIFTVPAIFLLLLTRNRFNY; encoded by the coding sequence ATGAACAATCAGCGTTGGTTATCGCAAAATTTCTTTACATTTTTTATTACATGGGGCATCTTTTTACCGTATTGGACAGGTTGGCTAGTCAATGATAAAGGATTATCCGTATCAGAAGCAGGCATTATTATGAGTTTCGGCTTAGTTGCGCGCGCATTATCAACAATGTTTATCTTTCCGTATGTATCAAAAATTTTAAGCAATAAACAAGTATTATTATTTTTCACGACGATGTCATTAATTGTGACTGTTTTGTACATACCAATGGATTCATTCGAAGGTTTGTTTATTGTGACAATGCTATTTAGTGCAATGTTTCCTGCGTTATTGCCAGCAGTTGAAAGTGGAGCCTCGACGTTAATGCAACAAGGAAATGTTCATTACGGAAAAGCACGTTCACTCGGCTCGTTTGGCTATATTTTGTCGGTATTAGTTATTAGTATGTTTACCGGTACTTACGGGGAACAAATCATATTATGGTTTATGATTTTAGGTTTAGTTGCGCTATTGGCGATTCAATTACTACCGGCACCAAAAGTTTTATTAATGCGACCTGAGCGTGAGAAAAATGCGAAGTCTTTATCGATGACAGGCTTACTCGAAGTGAAAAGCTTTGCAGTCGTGTTACTCGTCGTCATTTTACTACAAGGGGCGCATGCTTCTTATTACAGCTATGGCTATATTTACATACAAAATTTGAATGTCAATCCATTTTATATTGGGGTTATTTTAAATGTCGCGGTCGTGTTTGAAATACTTTATTTTTTAAAGGCAGATTCGTTTTTATCCAATTGGCGACCTTCATCCTTATTAATTTTAGCCGCAGTTGGTGCAAGTGTACGTTGGATTGCGATTTATTTATTCCCGAGCATCCCGGTATTTGTTATGACGCAAGCGCTCCATGCTCTATCATTTGGGGTGGCGCACTATGCATTTATCCGCTACATTACGCAAAACTTACCGAAAGAGCAAATTCCGAACGCACAAGGAATTTATTCGGCATTTGCGATGAGTTTAAGTGCTGCTGTACTAACATTACTCGGTGGTGCACTTTATGAAATCGAACCAGGACTTGCATTTTTAGGGATGGCGATTTTCACTGTACCAGCCATTTTCCTACTTTTATTAACGCGTAATCGATTTAATTATTAA
- a CDS encoding DUF1292 domain-containing protein, translated as MEEQIFVLQTEDGGEQQCRVVFTFDSDDHSYVLFSLVGDEDAGVSALRFELDENGEMADFADLETDEEWAMVEEVMNTLISEFGADQTNYFTITNDEDEEIMCQILHRFERNNKDYLFYAIVEDEVPNLDEVFASAFIAGENGEVADLLPIETDEEWAMVEEVLASLAQQ; from the coding sequence ATGGAAGAACAAATTTTTGTATTACAAACGGAAGATGGCGGGGAGCAGCAATGTCGCGTTGTTTTTACATTTGATTCAGATGATCATTCTTACGTTTTATTTTCATTAGTAGGCGACGAGGATGCGGGTGTATCGGCATTGCGTTTTGAATTAGATGAAAATGGCGAAATGGCTGATTTTGCAGACCTTGAAACGGATGAAGAATGGGCAATGGTAGAAGAAGTAATGAACACATTAATTAGCGAGTTTGGTGCAGATCAAACGAACTACTTCACGATTACAAATGATGAAGATGAAGAAATTATGTGCCAAATTTTACACCGTTTTGAACGCAACAATAAAGATTACTTGTTTTATGCAATCGTAGAAGATGAAGTACCAAATTTAGATGAAGTTTTTGCTTCTGCATTTATTGCTGGTGAAAATGGTGAAGTAGCAGATTTACTACCAATTGAAACAGATGAAGAGTGGGCAATGGTAGAAGAAGTATTAGCATCATTAGCGCAACAATAA
- a CDS encoding SMI1/KNR4 family protein gives MIDRANHLWKRIIESGSNNNSNFKESLNLQSGANDEEFQLLEHTLGVTLPEEMKSFYKVYNGQVWENEVNPFVRNLTLSPISEIIDTWNFLQEEFDPDDDLEPNIEKELKPLLWNSKWIPIAANGGGDHLCIDTDPSEVGVAGQILYFWHDWGNRTIEAKNLLEFIEICLNEKI, from the coding sequence ATGATAGATCGAGCTAATCATTTATGGAAACGTATTATTGAAAGTGGTTCAAATAATAATAGTAACTTTAAAGAATCATTAAATCTTCAATCTGGTGCAAATGACGAAGAGTTTCAACTTCTCGAACATACACTGGGTGTTACACTTCCTGAAGAAATGAAGAGCTTTTACAAGGTATATAACGGACAAGTTTGGGAAAATGAAGTGAATCCTTTTGTGAGAAATTTAACCCTATCGCCTATTTCTGAGATTATAGATACTTGGAATTTCTTACAGGAAGAATTCGATCCAGATGATGATTTAGAACCCAATATTGAAAAAGAGCTCAAGCCATTACTTTGGAATTCAAAATGGATTCCCATTGCAGCAAATGGCGGTGGTGATCATCTTTGCATTGATACAGATCCATCTGAAGTTGGAGTGGCGGGGCAGATTTTGTACTTTTGGCATGATTGGGGAAATCGTACTATCGAAGCGAAAAATCTTTTAGAATTCATAGAAATTTGCTTGAACGAAAAAATTTAA
- a CDS encoding IreB family regulatory phosphoprotein, with product MSSFDQTMKFSFPEESMEQEVKQVMLKVYSSLEEKGYNPTNQIVGYLLSGDPAYIPRHQDARNVIRKLERDEILEELVKFYIRKNTEADK from the coding sequence TTGAGTTCTTTCGATCAAACGATGAAATTTAGTTTTCCTGAAGAGTCAATGGAACAAGAAGTAAAGCAAGTGATGTTGAAGGTGTATTCGTCATTAGAGGAAAAAGGCTACAATCCAACTAACCAAATTGTAGGTTATTTATTATCTGGTGACCCGGCATACATCCCTCGCCACCAAGACGCACGCAATGTAATCCGCAAGCTAGAGCGAGATGAAATTTTAGAAGAGCTCGTAAAATTTTACATTAGAAAGAATACCGAGGCGGACAAATGA